The segment AAAACCAAGATGAAAATTTCTGTTGATCAGTTTTAATCACATTCCTTTTCATTTGCTTCCAAAACCAAACTATATACCAGCCAAAATTATGAGTGCATTCAAAATCTACCCACCATCTTCAAGAGTCTTGGCAGTCCTGGAATTTGAAGGTCTACCATCCACCAGCCTGTAGAAAGGAACCAGGAAGAACTGATAGCGGGTGTGGGGACTCAACCCCGTCACCAGGAACCCTGAGGTATCCCCAGTGTGAAGAACTGTCAACATGTTGGTGCTTCGAGAATGGGGATCCAATCCTCGCGAGTATATAAATACCCCTTCCACATAATCTGAGCTTAGTATCTGaaatattcaaatgtatttattcattttatactaatattttttaaatttattccaaagaataattaaattaaataatttaaatatattacattctcTATAATGTCACTGTAAAGAGTACAGTAGGCAATACACATATTACCCCAATAGCGACAGTGCAATTGACATCTACCGATTGAAACAGTTTCATTTGATGTTTAATTAactatttcatttaaatggaatacatttatttgaatatgATTGCAGATTGATATTTGTTACTAAAATACTGCTTTATCTTCACAACGAAAATATATCATTATGATGAAATTCCATGGTATaatataagtagttttttttttttttttttttttttatattgttgtataaaaCTTTGACTATAATTCTATATTTATGGATTGATATAGTTTgaaaatcatatgtttaaaatacatatttattaagaataaacaaactaaagatgcttattttatttctaaataaacaaaatttcgtttatatatatatattttctaaatacaaacatgtatttagaaaataaatataagattaaaatagCAACTTTTATTcctatattagtttaattttaattctgacctaagaaaatacacaaattagATGGTTAGCACACtggtaaataagaaaataatatttatggaataaagTGGGATTTTTTAGTGTGATGAAAAGACTTAGCAGATGGGTAGTTATTTGGTCAGTGAACAGAATATCTGGAGAAAtgataattatattgaaattgaactttttattgataataaaatcaTTATCTTAACTTTGTTTTAGAAACTAGCTCCCATAAATTCACCCTGAATAAAAAACTCACCTCCCATCCGAGCTTGATGGAGGTTGAGCTGATGGGCTGTATACCCGTGAGCTCCACTACATGTCCTGCAGACAGGCTGGCTCGAGCCTCCTTCATGCTTGAGTCAAGTTCTCCAGCAGGGAGTGCTAGGTCTGCCAGGGTGAAGCTGGTGGAAGGCAATGATGGCGGAGAGAGACCATGCGAGTTCTCAGCTCTCACCAGGAACGTGTAGACTAGACTGGGCTGCAGGTACTGCTGGGTATAGGTGGGACCTGGGACCCTCCTAGCTACTGTGACCCAGCCCCCACCAGTGTGACCTCCTGCCAGAGAGCGACTGAACATCTCCACCTGTGAAAGTCAGTAAATTACTCAAAGTTTTACTCTTGAAATCAGGCATcatttagaaaaaaagtaaatGGGCTTCATGTATGATTACATGGACCTCCTTTAGAGATAATATGATCTCCTTTACTCTTGCAATCAGGGATCATATAGAAACTAGAGCATATATGAATAATTGGAGGATCTCTCCTAGAAGTGGACCAACCCTCTAGGAATGAGAAAACATTCTGTAGGATGGGATGACTCCTCTATGACATGGGATGATGTCATGTAGGATTGAGATtataccctctaaaataggcaGGATCTTAAGGTAAAAGTAATATTAGAATACTAttctttaaatatcaaatatccaGTAAGAAATGTAGGATGTTTGTTCCTAAGAcaattctaaaaacattaaacatgtgGTTAATCAACCATCACTCATCTCAAATGTTTCTATGCACATGGCAGTCAGGTCAATCTCTTCTAATATTCAAGAGTGTAATGTAACATTGAAAATTGCCATTAGAAATCAAGAAAACGACATCCATTGCCATTAGAAATTGACGTCCACATATTATGTCTGTAAAAACGTATGGAACGAtagttaaatgtataatacaagaTAACCAAACTTTTCTTTTTACTAAGTGTTGCCCATATGTGACGAAATCACTTAATTACACAATTTATGCCATtataccagttaaaattttgtaccATACTGTAATACGagaattgcattaaaatatttgtaaatttttactaaattaaaattaccatctTAACATCATGGTATATTTAGTAAGTagtgtattaatattatgttgATACATCGCCTAATAAGACAATTTATTGTGATGCATCTTGTGACTTTAACAACCAAGATCAAGAAAATGCTGGAAGTgatgataaatttattattgcagCTACTATTGCTGGTATgttaacaatatataatgtatagGCTTTTTGATATACGTTGTATTAAATTGAGAAACTGAAAAGTCCTTTTGTGGGGACTATCTTGATTATAATGGATAAATAAAGATGACTTCAAAAATGctcaacaattaaatttaattagtgttCGTTTTCGCTCAACCACCAAGAAATATTTGAAGGATCATTGCTCTTTGCTTTAACTAACCTGGTATCCGAGGAGCGATGATGAGCCTATTTTGTTGTTCCTGGTCCAGGAGATGGTGAGGCTGCTGTCAGTAGAGTTGACCAGTGTGGGGCGACTTGGAGGTCCAGGGAGAGTAGTGGGCTCAGGGCTACGGAAGAAAGCGGCATTGGGGTTAGTTCTGGACTCCAGCTGGAGGGTGGCACTCCAGGTAGCTTTGCCGCTGCGTGACGACGCCACACAAGTGTAGAGGCCTTCGTCAGCCTTCACCAGGTCTGTAGGAAGGGCCAAAATTTCaggaaaaaaatgtatacacaagaTTGGATGGTGATCTCAGTAGTATggtttataaaaaccaatttccTAATTTGAGATTGCTGTTTTCATTCCACTGacgtttgttgtttaaaaattgaacttGTAAATCAAGTACTCAATCTAACTGAAGGTCTAACACTGTGTATTTTCTTTCTTAACAATCACATTATTTAATGGTCAACCTATTATATGACCCTGAAACAGGTACTATACTTAAATAATAGTGGTTTCACCTTgggttaatttttttgtaataaatgaaagtgtattaattttattcaaactattttcaaaattagctAATTATTGCTTCGCTTGTATGTCCTCATGTAGGACAAGAATTTCGATAGCAGGAAAGGTGCATTTATATCCTAAAGTATTTCTTCTGAGAAACACAAAGCCACTTTACCATTGATCTTTAGAGTGCCATCCTCAGCGACGATGGATTTTGGAGCAGTGGAGATGACCGGGACGCCATCTTTGTACCACGTGATAACCGGCGGTGGGTTGCCGGAAGCGCGGCATTGTAGCTGCCCAGGGGTGTACAGTGGTAGGGTCTGATTAGCGGGCCCCAGCTCGATAATGGGGGGCGGGTGGTCGTCCGGAGAGATGACGGTAAGGCGGGAGAACCAAGAGTCGGAGCCCGCGGGGTTCACAGCACTGCACATCACCACCAGCCCCGAGTCGGACTTCTGCACCTCCTATAGGAGAAAGAGGATTAGtccaaatatttgtttatcctaataaaatttaatttttactaattttcacCCGCCATGATAAGCCTGCTGGACGAAGAAAATGTACCTTATCTCTGGTCTAGCAGTAGAATTTATAGATTGACAGACCAAAACTGTACAGTTGTACCAAAGTTAACTGGTAGTTAATTATGTACGATTtctgttatattaattatataacatattttacagcaataattcattttaatttcatacgataattttattttattttaaaattctttaacccAGATCTAAATTAAGTCTCAGACCccttggccatcggcactccctaaGACGTTGGTTCCCACCTGTCTCATATTCCTGCCAAAACAcgaatgtattatatatatactatatatcaaTGGAATGATTTTAGTAACATAATTTCAGTAATCAAATTTGCATTGTTACGAACCTTGACGGAGAGAAGAACATGACCCTCCGCAGTAGCAGATGCCTCGTACCTCTGGGAACTCTCTCCCGGCAACAAAAGGGTGTGATTGCCTTCAATGAGCCAGAACACGGTAGGGGTGGGCTTTCCCCGGACCCCACAGCTGAACACTGCGTCCTTGCCCTCGTCCACGGTCAGCTCTTGTGGTCGCACCATGATCACGGGAGGGGCTGTAACAACAATAATAGAGTTAATGAGAATTGTGGCTTCCCTCAATGAGCCGCAATCTTAATAAAAACCGGATTTTCAAAATCTATTCATGGATCAGTTCCATTGTTAACAAAGCCAATGTTAACAGTTACTAAATATAGCCACTTTTAACTAAggtttcatgcataatttcagttctttcagtattaatttggaatttCTGAAAACCCATTTTGTTTAGTTAAGTTAAGTTTTTTGTTAAGTTCATTTTGCAAATTAAAATGCCTTCCATGAAGACAATCGGTTTCAAGGAAGAACAGTCTGTagttatttgtttagtaaaaactaCAGCTATCTCACTCACAGATTCATAATGTTTCTAAGAACGATACTCGTTCTAtcaaacaaatagtttaaaaataatgagtattaaaaaaaattactgatagCTTGTTGATTGTATGATGatatcattaaaacaattttgttaccaaCATAAGCATAAAGGGTTCTCATGTTGAACTTACAATGCACAGTTAGGGTAGCTGATGCGGTGAGGCTTCCCACGGCGTTATCCACCTCACAGCTGTACTCTCCTTCGTCCTCGGCGGTGACAGACTCCAGTCTGAGACTGCGGTCCTCCAGGACATGGACCCGACCCAGAGGCATGTTGCCGCCTCCAGCCGTACGCTTCCAGAGTACATCAGGGACCGGGTCTCCGCCCACCTCGCAGGCGAACACAACACTGGCTCCCGTCAGACTGACGGCGTCCCTAGGACCGTTGATCAGGAACGGCCTCACTGGAAGACAATTTGGATTTACAAAGATTAAAGAGAAAACAATCCATGCATGCAGGCTGAAAATACTCCAACCCAAAGAAAGTTTTACTATGGTGCCAGATCTCCTGCAACTTACCATAGACTTTCAGTAGTGCCACGTTTGATTCTCTGACTCCAACGGTGTTCTTGGCGATACATTGGTACCTCCCCTCATCACTCCGCCTAGCGTCTTGGATAGCCAAGTTACCTCCGTCTACTATCTCGATTCTGCAATGCAACAACGTGATTAGTTGAGGTACTAGAAACAATATGAGCAAAAGCCCCCCTTCTTTCAGCATATCTATAATACCAATAGGTGTATCttctaaaacagaaaataaatcttttcCTTTTGTGGTTaattaatatgtaaacaaaattgataTAGACCAAGAATTCAAAATCTACAATATCTTCAAACGCTATATCCCAATATATTAAAATGCCTTCTGTATGAAGAAGGAAGAAAATAGTACCAAGTTGATTCAAGAcctgtttcaaaattaataataccttTTTGATCCGTCAATTTCCAAAAGCTGTCCGTTTTTCTTCCAGAAGATTATGGGCTCCGGTGTGCCTCTGGGAGGCCCGCACTCCAGAATCGCCGTCTCGCCTTGAGCAACTCTCAAATTGGACGGTTGTGCTCGAAATTCTTCTCTCAACACTGCAACAAAATTCAGGAatgtaattatacaatttatcacATTTTGGATGATTGATATAGATAGATATTCGGATTTACAAAATAGCATACAAAAACAAACCAGGTGGTTTAAGGCGTTGAAATCTCTGCATCATCTCTAGAGCCTATTTGGAATCGtcttactcaaaaattattacatgtatCCTATAATTATAAagaggatcggcttctccttcaattaaagaaaattaaatacaagaacAAGGACATCTGTACAACAGATACAACGTGTAATATAcacaattaaatacataaatgtttatacaaatattttgtgaatatcaaataatacatataacagAACATAAGTTATCTCATTAAAATCATTTAGATGACAACAATATTGAAATGTATGTTAAGAGACGGTTGCAGTGAAAGACCTTCTGTTTTCCCTCATAAGatcaattttaaacatcgtgCACTTTTATTCCTCATTTTTATCGTTTTATTATTGAAGATGTCtcgttatatacatataattaatatgagTTTAACCGCTTTTTAGTTATACGTCTAGAATGTATactttttgt is part of the Homalodisca vitripennis isolate AUS2020 chromosome 8, UT_GWSS_2.1, whole genome shotgun sequence genome and harbors:
- the LOC124367618 gene encoding roundabout homolog 2-like isoform X2: MVTHFLVITFFVYGYVNGEQYRAPWITEHPTDLSVPRHEPATLNCKADGIPTPTIEWYKDSQPVRPSASSHRVLLPAGALFFLRVVHGRKESDAGVYWCVARNAAGVARSKNATLQVAVLREEFRAQPSNLRVAQGETAILECGPPRGTPEPIIFWKKNGQLLEIDGSKRIEIVDGGNLAIQDARRSDEGRYQCIAKNTVGVRESNVALLKVYVRPFLINGPRDAVSLTGASVVFACEVGGDPVPDVLWKRTAGGGNMPLGRVHVLEDRSLRLESVTAEDEGEYSCEVDNAVGSLTASATLTVHSPPVIMVRPQELTVDEGKDAVFSCGVRGKPTPTVFWLIEGNHTLLLPGESSQRYEASATAEGHVLLSVKEVQKSDSGLVVMCSAVNPAGSDSWFSRLTVISPDDHPPPIIELGPANQTLPLYTPGQLQCRASGNPPPVITWYKDGVPVISTAPKSIVAEDGTLKINDLVKADEGLYTCVASSRSGKATWSATLQLESRTNPNAAFFRSPEPTTLPGPPSRPTLVNSTDSSLTISWTRNNKIGSSSLLGYQVEMFSRSLAGGHTGGGWVTVARRVPGPTYTQQYLQPSLVYTFLVRAENSHGLSPPSLPSTSFTLADLALPAGELDSSMKEARASLSAGHVVELTGIQPISSTSIKLGWEILSSDYVEGVFIYSRGLDPHSRSTNMLTVLHTGDTSGFLVTGLSPHTRYQFFLVPFYRLVDGRPSNSRTAKTLEDVPSEPPSHMEAVLLNSSAVYLKWKPPPQYAHNGILRSYQVVVRGGEGGKGMVLSNVTVNAGTPSLLLTNLTAGVVYTVQAAAVTRLGAGPYSSPATLRLDPSSRLLNNPRQPVGVEPSLKMTNSDFLSETWFMALLGSMVAVMVLLFSAMLYVWRKQMLNKKSYLPDSRSNGGVLTTPLGFKSLAVGLTHPLSTPLATDSNFWIEANKSQSADKELYSEAQQTPHTTSDYAEVNLLQQGSLLTFKGYGESPSSAPYATTTLVPPVNRHMGNKLLTGSDHKAGSYDPETSYTPFCYYDRKVLSDNYFFVGNKEYVHVNGHASVGVPATLVVPHGGRKAMSDAGETDSNQLDPQPPPHPPRYRRTSVNTPLIRPNEPKYLEETYTQVQAPPNVAIPPRNPQHTAYSRLQGQPTSRTLTTFVRPTRTGHSPVYHNSSRSEPGG
- the LOC124367618 gene encoding roundabout homolog 2-like isoform X1; protein product: MLSETMSKSVYDVLHLLLLLILAHAQYVAGEQYRAPWITEHPTDLSVPRHEPATLNCKADGIPTPTIEWYKDSQPVRPSASSHRVLLPAGALFFLRVVHGRKESDAGVYWCVARNAAGVARSKNATLQVAVLREEFRAQPSNLRVAQGETAILECGPPRGTPEPIIFWKKNGQLLEIDGSKRIEIVDGGNLAIQDARRSDEGRYQCIAKNTVGVRESNVALLKVYVRPFLINGPRDAVSLTGASVVFACEVGGDPVPDVLWKRTAGGGNMPLGRVHVLEDRSLRLESVTAEDEGEYSCEVDNAVGSLTASATLTVHSPPVIMVRPQELTVDEGKDAVFSCGVRGKPTPTVFWLIEGNHTLLLPGESSQRYEASATAEGHVLLSVKEVQKSDSGLVVMCSAVNPAGSDSWFSRLTVISPDDHPPPIIELGPANQTLPLYTPGQLQCRASGNPPPVITWYKDGVPVISTAPKSIVAEDGTLKINDLVKADEGLYTCVASSRSGKATWSATLQLESRTNPNAAFFRSPEPTTLPGPPSRPTLVNSTDSSLTISWTRNNKIGSSSLLGYQVEMFSRSLAGGHTGGGWVTVARRVPGPTYTQQYLQPSLVYTFLVRAENSHGLSPPSLPSTSFTLADLALPAGELDSSMKEARASLSAGHVVELTGIQPISSTSIKLGWEILSSDYVEGVFIYSRGLDPHSRSTNMLTVLHTGDTSGFLVTGLSPHTRYQFFLVPFYRLVDGRPSNSRTAKTLEDVPSEPPSHMEAVLLNSSAVYLKWKPPPQYAHNGILRSYQVVVRGGEGGKGMVLSNVTVNAGTPSLLLTNLTAGVVYTVQAAAVTRLGAGPYSSPATLRLDPSSRLLNNPRQPVGVEPSLKMTNSDFLSETWFMALLGSMVAVMVLLFSAMLYVWRKQMLNKKSYLPDSRSNGGVLTTPLGFKSLAVGLTHPLSTPLATDSNFWIEANKSQSADKELYSEAQQTPHTTSDYAEVNLLQQGSLLTFKGYGESPSSAPYATTTLVPPVNRHMGNKLLTGSDHKAGSYDPETSYTPFCYYDRKVLSDNYFFVGNKEYVHVNGHASVGVPATLVVPHGGRKAMSDAGETDSNQLDPQPPPHPPRYRRTSVNTPLIRPNEPKYLEETYTQVQAPPNVAIPPRNPQHTAYSRLQGQPTSRTLTTFVRPTRTGHSPVYHNSSRSEPGG